The DNA window GGTATTTGGCGTCGAAAATGTAGTTGAACGTATAGTCTTTTCCCTTCTTTTCAATCGCTAGCACTGTGTCAGGAAGCTGCGGAACGGTCGGCAGCCTTCCTTCGTACGGCTGATACGTCAGCGTGATTCGCTCGCCGGTGTATGGGTGTTCGTACACCCGTTTGGCGGAACGGTTTCTTTCAAGATTGACGAACAGTCCGGCGCGGTTGACTTGGATGATATTTTGGCTGATGAGTGTGTATTTTTTCCTGAGCAGCTGCCCGAGCTTCAGAAACGTCCAATACTCGTACAACGTGGCGACATCTTTGACGGACATTTGGTACAGCTTCCCTTGCAAGGCAAGGCCGCGGGTGAGGATGAGAAACAGCTGATAGGCGTCGCGGTATCCTGGCGCCATTTGCAAGACGAGGCTCGTCACCGAACGGTCAAGCCGCCCGATCGACCGCCAAAAGGAGTGATGAAGCCGCGTTTCGAGCGCGCGGATTATCGATTGGATGCGCCCAAGCAAATCCGGATCCGGTTCCGTTTCGTACCGTTTTTGTTTCCCTTGCACGTGTTCGAATAAATCGCGCAGCTTCTCGACAAGGCGCGTCATCATCCATTTGACGAACCGGTTTTCGAGCGTGTCATACGTCAGCTCCTTTTTCGCTTTGAGCCCCGATTGCGGCATGACGGAACGCTCTCCGATGTCGATGCCGCGCTTGACGTCACGGAACACGTGCGGCCGCTTGCGCAAATCGTTTCTTCCTGCCGCATCCAAACGGCCGAGCTGGTCGCCGCGCACCCTCACATGGACAGTTGACAGTTGATGATGCGGCTGCCGCTCGATGTGGCGAATGGCGCGCAAAAAATCGCCGATATGCGCGTCCATGAGACGGAAAAATTCGCTTCTTGACGGCGTACCGCTGCGTTTCGCTTTCGCCCGCTGGTACGTGCGCTTGATGAAGTGAAACGCCAGGTTGTAAATTTCTTCGCTCACTTCGTCAAGAAGAAGCTGGTAGTCTTGTTTATACGTCAGCTTCGTCGGAAACACTTCGATCGTCACGTCCAACACAGAGCGGTTGGCGTCACGGATTTCGAACGTCGACAACCCGACTTCGTTCGGGAAGTGAAGATTGCCCATCAACACCGCCTGTCCGCCGATGTCAACAAGGCTGACGGCGTTCCGCAACGCTGGCGACTCATGGTAAAAAGAGAACGTCCGGTCCGTTTTCGGAACAACGAGCAGCTGATAGACACCGTTTTCAAAGAAAATCGGTCGGTGGCCGCCCACCCAGTCGACGAGCGCCCCGGCGTCAACGTCAAATAGTTTGACGTTGAGCACATCTTCACCGCTCACAAAAAACTCCATTGGTTCGTGAAAGTCAAGGCGGCGGTACTGCTTGAGCCCTTCGTATTGCTCATGGTATGGCTTTCCTTTGATCACTAAGGTGAGCTGCTTCGTTTCGATATAGACGAGCTCGCGGTCGTCACGCCCCGAGCCAGAACGAAGTGAAACCATCGTCTTCCAACCTCCGCAACATGTGCCAGATTTTCTCCGCACTTTTTGGATAGCGGGCGTACGATACATCAAGCGCGCCGCCGTAATCCCCGTCCGGTTCGAAGCCGGCGCAAAGGATAAACAGCTGATTGAGCGCCCGCTCCAGCCGCGCATCGCTTCCTGAGAGGCGCGGCAAAATTTTTTGCATGAGGCAATAGTCGAACGCCTTGTCCAATTCCATCAGCTTTCCTTCTTCGTTATACGCAAGGTAGAAGCAAATTTCGTCGCGGACGCGGTAGCCAATGTGCGCCCCGAGCGGCTCAAGGATGCGGTT is part of the Geobacillus sp. 46C-IIa genome and encodes:
- a CDS encoding restriction endonuclease-like protein, giving the protein MVSLRSGSGRDDRELVYIETKQLTLVIKGKPYHEQYEGLKQYRRLDFHEPMEFFVSGEDVLNVKLFDVDAGALVDWVGGHRPIFFENGVYQLLVVPKTDRTFSFYHESPALRNAVSLVDIGGQAVLMGNLHFPNEVGLSTFEIRDANRSVLDVTIEVFPTKLTYKQDYQLLLDEVSEEIYNLAFHFIKRTYQRAKAKRSGTPSRSEFFRLMDAHIGDFLRAIRHIERQPHHQLSTVHVRVRGDQLGRLDAAGRNDLRKRPHVFRDVKRGIDIGERSVMPQSGLKAKKELTYDTLENRFVKWMMTRLVEKLRDLFEHVQGKQKRYETEPDPDLLGRIQSIIRALETRLHHSFWRSIGRLDRSVTSLVLQMAPGYRDAYQLFLILTRGLALQGKLYQMSVKDVATLYEYWTFLKLGQLLRKKYTLISQNIIQVNRAGLFVNLERNRSAKRVYEHPYTGERITLTYQPYEGRLPTVPQLPDTVLAIEKKGKDYTFNYIFDAKYRLDFAISGSSYEKRYGMPGPMEDDINTMHRYRDSLVARRSGPYERTAFGAYVLFPWHDEDSYQAHPLYKSINDVNIGGLPFLPNATRLVEQFIERLIEKNPEELQNEGILPQGIIEEWRSAFDEYVLVGMVPSARHYEAYVKHRFYHIPVKRLKKGWQDARYIALYPRRGAAPQNGVTCLGKIAAVNIVKRSAIAELPKRSDEEYIRFEVERWQFLSDVIRPVGYGIAVYAMTTLHTIKQAKELPELFMKSSEEIALWRLLRRLSDRVRFDLDARYLDQASKITAYRVKNLLIRLENGLLTIVNGTKRKTVAAELLRKQPSAVFREVVGMMGEG